The following are encoded in a window of Bacillus sp. SORGH_AS_0510 genomic DNA:
- the mnmA gene encoding tRNA 2-thiouridine(34) synthase MnmA, translated as MEKRDPKDIRVVVGMSGGVDSSVAALLLKQQGYDVIGIFMKNWDDTDENGVCTATEDYEDVIRVCNQIGIPYYAVNFEKQYWDKVFTYFLEEYKAGRTPNPDVMCNKEIKFKAFLEHAMKLGADYLATGHYARVEFRDGEYKMLRGLDENKDQTYFLNQLSQEQLSKVMFPIGNLEKSRVREIAKEAELATATKKDSTGICFIGERNFKEFLGQYLPAQPGNMETFDGEVKGKHEGLMYHTIGQRHGLGIGGAGEPWFAIGKDLKRNVLYVGQGFHNEKLYSNSIIATNVSWVSNNEKPAEFECTAKFRYRQEDHKVTVRLLDGDRAEVIFKEPIRAITPGQAAVFYDGDECLGGGTIDEVYKNGERLTYVG; from the coding sequence ATGGAAAAAAGAGATCCTAAAGATATACGTGTCGTAGTAGGAATGTCAGGTGGAGTAGACTCCTCTGTAGCTGCTCTGCTCTTAAAGCAGCAAGGCTATGATGTGATCGGGATTTTTATGAAAAACTGGGATGACACGGACGAAAATGGTGTGTGTACGGCCACGGAAGATTACGAGGATGTGATCCGTGTATGTAATCAAATCGGCATCCCCTATTATGCTGTGAACTTTGAAAAACAATATTGGGATAAGGTATTCACCTATTTCCTTGAAGAATATAAAGCTGGTAGAACGCCAAATCCAGATGTCATGTGTAATAAAGAAATAAAATTCAAAGCGTTCCTTGAACATGCCATGAAATTAGGTGCGGATTATTTAGCTACTGGGCACTATGCAAGAGTAGAATTCCGTGATGGAGAGTATAAGATGCTTCGCGGTCTTGATGAAAATAAAGACCAAACGTATTTCTTGAACCAATTGTCACAGGAACAACTAAGTAAAGTCATGTTCCCTATTGGAAATCTGGAGAAATCTAGAGTGCGTGAAATTGCGAAGGAAGCAGAACTTGCTACAGCAACTAAGAAGGACAGCACAGGGATTTGCTTTATCGGGGAACGGAATTTTAAAGAATTCTTAGGTCAATATCTGCCTGCACAACCGGGAAACATGGAAACATTTGATGGTGAGGTTAAAGGGAAACATGAAGGTCTTATGTACCATACCATTGGTCAACGTCATGGGTTAGGTATTGGCGGTGCTGGTGAGCCTTGGTTTGCCATTGGAAAAGACCTAAAGAGAAATGTTCTATATGTTGGACAAGGCTTCCACAATGAAAAACTATATTCTAATTCCATTATTGCTACGAACGTTAGCTGGGTATCGAACAATGAAAAGCCGGCTGAATTCGAGTGCACAGCTAAGTTCCGCTATCGTCAGGAAGACCATAAGGTAACAGTTCGTTTACTAGACGGCGATCGCGCAGAGGTTATTTTCAAGGAGCCGATTCGTGCGATTACTCCTGGACAAGCTGCTGTTTTTTACGATGGTGACGAGTGCCTGGGCGGCGGTACCATTGACGAAGTGTATAAAAATGGTGAACGTTTAACATATGTAGGATAA
- a CDS encoding tetratricopeptide repeat protein — translation MDKNQLGVQYMQEGNYEEAAKAFNAAIEENPADPVAYINFGNVLSAVGDDEKAIKFYQKALEIDENAAAAYYSIGNILFTHDRFEEAKNMFETAMKKGLESSDNYFMLGLTLVQLDKSRFALPYLQRSVELNEEDAEARFQYGLCLAQLEFIDESMAQFEKCIELDPNHSDAYYNLGVSYAFKDNASKALEMFNTALEIQPDHMLAGHAKKLIENMQ, via the coding sequence ATGGATAAAAACCAACTAGGTGTACAATACATGCAGGAAGGCAATTACGAAGAGGCAGCTAAAGCCTTCAACGCAGCAATTGAAGAAAATCCAGCGGACCCTGTTGCGTATATTAACTTTGGCAACGTTCTTTCAGCTGTTGGTGACGATGAAAAAGCAATTAAATTTTATCAAAAGGCACTTGAAATAGATGAAAATGCGGCAGCCGCATACTATAGTATCGGTAACATTCTATTCACACATGATCGTTTCGAAGAAGCGAAAAACATGTTTGAAACAGCTATGAAAAAGGGGCTGGAGTCTTCCGATAATTACTTTATGTTGGGCTTAACGCTTGTTCAATTAGATAAGAGCCGATTTGCCCTTCCTTATTTGCAAAGAAGTGTAGAACTAAATGAAGAGGATGCAGAAGCGAGGTTTCAATATGGACTTTGTCTCGCTCAATTAGAATTCATTGACGAGTCAATGGCCCAATTTGAAAAATGTATTGAACTCGATCCTAATCATTCCGATGCGTATTATAATTTAGGCGTTTCTTATGCCTTTAAGGATAATGCATCAAAAGCTCTTGAAATGTTTAACACAGCATTGGAGATACAACCAGACCATATGCTTGCTGGACATGCAAAAAAATTAATCGAAAATATGCAATAA
- a CDS encoding ATP-dependent RecD-like DNA helicase: MEKQDALDLFEEQGKFVKGRPIVTIFHNEQNLYTVLRIRVDETNHPYDDKEAVVTGYFPKVHEQETYIFYGEFKEHPKFGLQFLTKHFRKDMPQTKQGVIAYLSGEMFKGIGKKTAENIVETLGENAISKILNQPSLLDSIPKLPPDKAKTLYDTLMEHQGLEQVMVALNQYGFGPQIAMRIYQTYKEETLGIIQKNPYQLVEDIEGIGFGRADELGYQLGITGSHPDRIKAACLYTLENESMQTGHVYIHAEQLLEQVKRLLEENKRDQVEFIEISNEVIKLEEEGKLIGEEKRIYLPSLYFAEKGLVTNIHRILKQTEYKDQFPESEFLLALGGLEDRLGVQYAPTQREAIQTALMSPMLILTGGPGTGKTTVIKGIVELYAELHGCSLEPKDYHKKGEPFPFLLAAPTGRAAKRMTESTGLPAVTIHRLLGLNGLEGIDHEDTHSLEGKILIVDETSMLDIWLANQLFKALPDHIQVILVGDEDQLPSVGPGQVLKDLLDSERIPTVRLTDIYRQAEGSSIIELAHDIKKGYLPPDVTQKQPDRSFIRCSTTQVAQVVEKVAQNAKNKGYTAKDIQVLAPMYRGPAGIDRLNVLLQEIFNPNPDGKRKEITFGEVKYRIGDKVLQLVNQPENNVFNGDIGEIISIIYAKENTEKQDMIYISFEGNEVEYSRQDLNQITHAYCCSVHKSQGSEFPIVILPVTRSYYRMLRRNLIYTAITRSKQSLILCGEEDALRMGVERADELSRQTTLRHKLQETIFVQSIERKEKDVTNDLSYEEELMQVNPMIGMENVSPYDFMIND; encoded by the coding sequence ATGGAAAAACAAGACGCGCTTGATTTATTTGAGGAGCAAGGAAAATTTGTAAAAGGAAGACCTATCGTAACGATTTTCCATAATGAACAGAATTTATATACAGTTTTACGGATTCGAGTGGATGAAACGAATCACCCATATGATGATAAAGAAGCAGTTGTTACAGGATATTTTCCAAAGGTGCATGAACAAGAGACATATATCTTTTACGGGGAATTTAAGGAACATCCGAAGTTTGGCTTACAATTTCTTACGAAGCATTTCAGGAAGGATATGCCTCAGACAAAACAAGGGGTTATTGCCTATTTATCAGGGGAAATGTTCAAAGGAATTGGAAAGAAAACTGCTGAAAACATTGTGGAGACCCTTGGAGAAAATGCTATTTCTAAAATCCTGAATCAACCGTCCTTATTAGATTCCATTCCAAAGCTCCCTCCTGATAAGGCAAAAACCCTTTATGATACACTCATGGAGCATCAGGGACTCGAACAAGTCATGGTAGCCTTAAACCAATATGGTTTTGGTCCACAGATTGCAATGCGTATCTACCAGACCTATAAAGAGGAGACACTTGGCATCATCCAAAAGAACCCTTATCAACTGGTGGAAGATATTGAGGGGATCGGTTTTGGCCGTGCCGATGAACTCGGCTATCAGCTTGGAATTACAGGCAGTCATCCCGATCGGATTAAAGCAGCTTGTTTGTATACGCTTGAAAATGAAAGCATGCAGACAGGTCATGTATACATACATGCAGAGCAGTTACTTGAACAAGTTAAACGCTTGTTAGAAGAAAATAAACGAGACCAAGTGGAGTTTATAGAAATATCCAATGAAGTCATCAAGCTTGAAGAAGAGGGAAAATTAATTGGTGAAGAAAAACGCATTTATTTACCTTCACTTTATTTTGCTGAAAAAGGTCTTGTCACTAACATCCACCGGATACTAAAGCAAACCGAATATAAGGATCAGTTTCCTGAATCGGAATTTTTGCTGGCATTGGGGGGCTTAGAGGACCGTCTTGGGGTTCAATATGCTCCAACCCAAAGAGAGGCAATTCAAACGGCATTAATGTCTCCTATGCTTATTTTAACGGGAGGACCTGGAACAGGGAAAACTACGGTTATCAAAGGAATTGTCGAACTATATGCAGAACTTCATGGCTGTTCCTTAGAGCCGAAGGATTACCATAAAAAAGGAGAACCCTTTCCTTTTTTGCTAGCAGCACCGACAGGTAGAGCAGCAAAACGAATGACTGAATCCACCGGACTTCCTGCTGTAACCATTCATCGGTTGCTAGGTCTAAATGGTTTAGAAGGAATTGACCATGAGGATACCCATTCGCTTGAAGGGAAAATATTAATCGTTGATGAAACATCCATGCTTGATATTTGGCTTGCGAATCAATTATTTAAAGCATTGCCAGATCATATTCAAGTCATTCTGGTGGGAGATGAGGATCAACTGCCGTCCGTTGGACCCGGGCAGGTATTAAAGGACTTGTTAGATTCTGAAAGAATTCCCACCGTTCGCTTAACTGATATTTATCGACAAGCAGAAGGGTCTTCCATCATAGAACTGGCACATGATATTAAAAAAGGTTACCTTCCGCCAGATGTCACACAGAAGCAGCCTGACCGTTCGTTTATCCGATGCTCGACTACACAGGTGGCACAAGTCGTGGAAAAGGTCGCACAAAATGCTAAAAACAAAGGATATACTGCTAAGGATATTCAGGTCTTGGCACCTATGTACAGAGGTCCTGCTGGGATTGACCGATTAAATGTCCTCCTTCAAGAGATTTTCAATCCTAACCCAGATGGCAAACGTAAAGAGATAACTTTTGGGGAAGTTAAGTATCGTATTGGGGATAAGGTCCTTCAATTGGTCAATCAACCTGAAAACAACGTTTTTAATGGCGATATCGGCGAAATCATTTCGATCATTTATGCCAAGGAAAACACGGAAAAACAAGACATGATTTATATTTCCTTTGAGGGAAATGAAGTGGAATATTCAAGGCAGGATTTGAATCAGATTACACATGCCTATTGTTGTTCTGTCCATAAGTCCCAGGGCAGTGAATTTCCGATTGTCATCCTTCCGGTAACGAGAAGCTACTACCGGATGCTGCGGAGAAATTTAATTTATACAGCAATTACTAGAAGTAAACAATCGCTAATTCTTTGCGGTGAAGAAGATGCATTAAGAATGGGTGTGGAAAGAGCGGATGAACTTTCAAGACAGACTACACTCCGTCATAAGCTCCAGGAAACGATCTTCGTTCAATCGATTGAGCGTAAAGAAAAAGATGTAACGAATGACTTATCCTATGAAGAAGAATTAATGCAAGTTAATCCAATGATCGGAATGGAAAACGTTTCACCTTATGATTTCATGATAAATGACTGA